A genome region from Alistipes dispar includes the following:
- a CDS encoding Gfo/Idh/MocA family protein, giving the protein MAKEISRRNFLKTGAAAALGLAVVPSTVLGKKFGYTAPSDKLNILGVGIGGRGAADLQEMESQNIIGLCDVDWKYADHVFKRYPAAKKYNDYRRMYDELLKSADAVMVATADHTHAIIAAEAMTAGKHVYVEKPLTHSVYESRLLTKLAAKHKIATQMGNQGASGEGVRKVCEWIWNGEIGEVTRVETFTDRPIWPQGLARPEGDMRVPKTMNWEAFIGPAAFRPYNAAYTPWNFRGWWDFGTGALGDMACHILHPVFKALKLGYPTKVEGSSTLLLSDSAPSAQRVKLTFPARDNMPKVGMPEVEVHWYDGGLMPTRPAGLPAGKNLNDAGGAVIFYGTKDTLICGCYGVNPYLVSGRVPNAPKVCREIKESHQMDWVRACKEDPEDRIPCASDFSEAGPFNEMVAMGVLAIRLQGLNQVLDWDGENMRFTNIPSDAKVRSVIKDGFHIKDGHPTFDKTWTDPVDANQFAEELIKHTYHNGYKLPDMPR; this is encoded by the coding sequence ATGGCAAAGGAAATCTCAAGACGCAACTTCCTCAAAACGGGAGCTGCCGCCGCTCTCGGGCTGGCCGTCGTGCCCAGCACGGTATTAGGTAAGAAATTCGGCTACACCGCTCCCAGCGACAAGCTCAACATTCTGGGCGTCGGCATCGGCGGCCGCGGCGCGGCCGACCTGCAGGAAATGGAGAGCCAGAACATCATAGGTCTCTGCGACGTGGACTGGAAGTACGCCGACCACGTCTTCAAGCGCTATCCCGCAGCCAAGAAATACAACGACTACCGCCGCATGTACGACGAGCTGCTCAAGTCGGCCGATGCGGTGATGGTGGCCACGGCCGACCACACGCACGCGATCATCGCCGCCGAGGCCATGACCGCAGGCAAGCACGTTTACGTCGAGAAGCCGCTGACGCACTCGGTGTACGAGTCGCGCCTGCTGACCAAGCTGGCCGCCAAGCACAAGATCGCCACGCAGATGGGTAACCAGGGCGCGTCAGGCGAGGGCGTCCGCAAGGTCTGCGAGTGGATCTGGAACGGCGAGATCGGCGAAGTGACGCGTGTCGAAACCTTCACCGACCGTCCGATCTGGCCGCAGGGTCTGGCCCGTCCCGAGGGCGACATGCGCGTTCCGAAGACGATGAACTGGGAGGCATTCATCGGTCCGGCCGCCTTCCGCCCCTACAACGCCGCCTACACGCCGTGGAACTTCCGCGGATGGTGGGACTTCGGCACGGGCGCTTTGGGCGACATGGCCTGCCACATCCTGCACCCGGTGTTCAAGGCGCTCAAGCTGGGCTACCCGACGAAGGTCGAGGGCAGCTCGACGCTGCTTCTCTCGGATTCGGCCCCCTCGGCTCAGCGCGTGAAACTCACCTTCCCGGCCCGCGACAACATGCCGAAGGTCGGCATGCCCGAGGTGGAGGTGCACTGGTACGACGGCGGCCTGATGCCGACGCGTCCCGCAGGGCTGCCCGCAGGCAAGAACCTCAACGACGCCGGCGGCGCCGTGATCTTCTACGGTACGAAGGATACGCTCATCTGCGGCTGCTACGGCGTGAACCCCTATCTGGTTTCGGGCCGCGTGCCCAACGCCCCGAAGGTTTGCCGCGAAATCAAGGAGTCGCACCAGATGGACTGGGTGCGCGCCTGCAAGGAAGATCCCGAGGACCGCATCCCGTGCGCTTCGGACTTCAGCGAGGCCGGACCGTTCAACGAAATGGTCGCCATGGGCGTACTGGCCATCCGTCTGCAAGGCCTCAACCAGGTCCTCGACTGGGACGGCGAGAACATGCGCTTCACGAACATCCCGTCCGACGCCAAGGTGCGGTCGGTCATCAAGGACGGCTTCCACATCAAGGACGGACACCCGACCTTCGACAAGACGTGGACCGATCCGGTGGACGCCAACCAGTTCGCCGAGGAGCTCATCAAGCACACCTACCACAACGGCTACAAACTGCCCGACATGCCCCGCTAA
- the tatC gene encoding twin-arginine translocase subunit TatC, whose translation MEDKDMTFWGHLEALRWVLIRVVAVLFLFMVVCFCAMPYLFDHIVLAPTTADFPLYRWLSKLGSLGPFFPDFSDDNYHVEIININVASQFLTHISTSFWFALVLMFPYLVFEIWRFVQPALFDDEKKNVGWAFVFGTGMFFLGCAVGYCLVFPFTFRFLTEYQLSTTIVNQISLTSYMGNFLMLIFIMGIVFELPLLAWLLSKMGLVTKSFFKKYRRHAVVVLLVLSAIITPSGDPFTLMIVFLPLYLLYELGIKFSRDKAPDEA comes from the coding sequence ATGGAAGACAAGGATATGACGTTCTGGGGACACCTCGAAGCGCTGCGCTGGGTGCTGATCCGCGTGGTGGCCGTCCTGTTCCTGTTCATGGTCGTCTGCTTCTGCGCCATGCCCTACCTGTTCGATCACATCGTACTGGCACCGACGACCGCCGATTTCCCGTTGTACCGCTGGCTCTCGAAACTGGGCAGTCTGGGCCCCTTCTTCCCCGACTTCAGCGACGACAACTACCATGTGGAGATCATCAACATCAACGTCGCCTCGCAATTCCTGACCCATATCAGCACGTCGTTCTGGTTCGCGCTGGTGCTCATGTTCCCCTACCTGGTCTTCGAAATCTGGCGGTTCGTGCAGCCCGCGCTGTTCGACGACGAGAAAAAGAACGTCGGCTGGGCCTTCGTCTTCGGCACGGGCATGTTCTTCCTGGGATGCGCCGTGGGCTACTGTCTGGTTTTCCCCTTCACGTTCCGCTTCCTCACGGAATACCAGCTCAGCACGACGATCGTCAATCAGATTTCGCTGACTTCCTATATGGGCAACTTCCTGATGCTCATATTCATCATGGGAATCGTCTTCGAACTGCCGCTGCTGGCGTGGCTTCTCTCCAAGATGGGACTCGTCACCAAGTCGTTCTTCAAGAAATACCGGCGGCACGCCGTCGTCGTCCTGCTGGTGCTCTCGGCCATCATCACCCCTTCGGGCGATCCGTTCACGCTGATGATCGTCTTCCTGCCGCTGTACCTGCTCTACGAGCTGGGCATCAAGTTCTCGCGGGACAAGGCGCCCGACGAGGCCTGA
- a CDS encoding Gfo/Idh/MocA family protein, giving the protein MNPVKIGLIGFGRMGGFYLDEMQKSGKWDVVYICDLSPESRELAHKLAPGAKIVSDEQVIFDDPEVEVVGLFALADSRKEQIEKAVAAGKHIISEKPIAESPEKEWQAVELAEKSPLLSTVNLYLRNSWYHKTIRNFIAQGEIGELAIIRVCHMTPGLAPGEGHEYEGPAFHDCGMHYVDIARWYARSEYKTWNAQAVRMWNYKDPWWLQCHGTFENGVVFDITQGHVYGQLAKDQTHNSYIDIIGTKGIARMTHDFKTAVVELHGVTQTHRIERPFGGKNIDVLCDLFAQSLETGVRNESLPSFRDAAIASEYAWRFLQDARTHDMPAIGDLGELEEIRDRRRTMKNGYGLLRKRA; this is encoded by the coding sequence ATGAATCCTGTTAAGATCGGCCTGATCGGTTTCGGAAGAATGGGAGGTTTCTACCTCGACGAAATGCAGAAAAGCGGAAAATGGGATGTCGTATATATCTGCGACCTTTCGCCCGAATCCCGGGAGTTGGCGCATAAACTGGCTCCCGGAGCGAAAATCGTCTCCGACGAACAGGTGATTTTCGACGATCCCGAGGTCGAGGTCGTGGGGCTTTTCGCCCTGGCCGACTCCCGCAAGGAACAGATCGAAAAGGCCGTCGCCGCCGGGAAACACATCATTTCGGAAAAACCGATCGCCGAAAGCCCCGAAAAGGAGTGGCAGGCCGTGGAGCTGGCCGAAAAATCGCCCCTGCTCTCGACGGTGAACCTCTATCTGCGCAATTCCTGGTATCACAAGACCATCCGCAACTTCATCGCGCAGGGCGAGATCGGCGAGCTGGCGATCATCCGCGTCTGCCACATGACCCCGGGACTCGCACCCGGCGAGGGACACGAATACGAAGGTCCGGCCTTCCACGACTGCGGCATGCACTACGTGGACATCGCCCGCTGGTACGCCCGCTCGGAATACAAGACATGGAACGCGCAGGCGGTCCGCATGTGGAACTACAAGGACCCGTGGTGGCTCCAGTGCCACGGCACGTTCGAAAACGGCGTGGTGTTCGACATCACGCAGGGCCACGTCTACGGACAGCTGGCCAAGGACCAGACCCACAACTCCTACATCGACATCATCGGCACGAAGGGCATCGCCCGCATGACGCACGACTTCAAGACGGCCGTGGTCGAGCTGCACGGCGTGACGCAGACCCACCGGATCGAACGTCCGTTCGGAGGCAAGAACATCGACGTGCTGTGCGACCTGTTCGCCCAGTCGCTCGAAACGGGCGTGCGCAACGAGTCGCTGCCCTCCTTCCGCGACGCCGCGATCGCCTCGGAATACGCCTGGCGTTTCCTGCAGGACGCACGGACGCACGACATGCCGGCCATCGGCGACCTCGGCGAACTGGAGGAGATCCGCGACCGGCGGAGGACGATGAAAAACGGCTACGGACTGCTCCGCAAACGTGCCTGA
- a CDS encoding sugar phosphate isomerase/epimerase family protein, producing MKTQFMALGLLACVAAFAPDAASAKKAPKKDIAIQLYSVRDLIGSFGQNQHDYKKVLKDLADMGYSSVEAASYNDGKFYGQTPEQFKADVEAVGMKVLSSHCTRNLSDEELASGDFSESLKWWDECIAAHKAAGMKYLVTPSMPFLKSLKELQVYCDYFNEIGKRCRENGIKYGYHNHAFEFQKIEDQVMLEYMIRHTDPENVLFEMDVYWVVIGQNSPVDLFHKYPGRFKMLHIKDLREIGQSGMVGFDAIFRNADVAGVEQIVVEVEQYSYDVEKSVRMSLDYLMEAPFVKASYSK from the coding sequence ATGAAAACGCAATTCATGGCACTCGGCCTGCTCGCGTGCGTCGCAGCCTTCGCGCCCGACGCCGCATCGGCCAAAAAGGCCCCCAAGAAAGACATAGCCATCCAGCTCTACTCCGTCCGCGACCTGATCGGCAGTTTTGGACAGAACCAGCACGACTACAAGAAGGTGCTGAAAGACCTCGCCGACATGGGCTACTCCTCCGTGGAGGCCGCCAGCTACAACGACGGCAAATTCTACGGACAGACGCCCGAACAGTTCAAGGCCGACGTCGAGGCCGTCGGCATGAAGGTACTCTCGTCGCACTGCACGCGCAACCTCTCGGACGAGGAGCTGGCGAGCGGCGACTTCTCGGAGTCCCTCAAGTGGTGGGACGAGTGCATCGCCGCCCACAAGGCCGCAGGCATGAAGTACCTCGTAACCCCCTCGATGCCCTTCCTCAAATCGCTCAAGGAGCTGCAGGTTTACTGCGACTACTTCAACGAGATCGGCAAGCGCTGCCGCGAGAACGGCATCAAGTACGGCTACCACAACCACGCCTTCGAATTCCAGAAGATCGAGGACCAGGTGATGCTGGAGTACATGATCCGGCACACCGATCCGGAGAACGTCCTCTTCGAGATGGACGTATATTGGGTGGTTATCGGCCAGAACAGCCCGGTGGACCTGTTCCACAAATACCCCGGACGGTTCAAGATGCTCCACATCAAGGACCTCCGTGAGATCGGACAGAGCGGCATGGTCGGTTTCGACGCCATCTTCCGCAATGCCGACGTCGCCGGCGTGGAGCAGATCGTCGTCGAAGTCGAGCAGTACAGCTACGACGTCGAGAAGAGCGTCAGGATGAGTCTGGACTACCTGATGGAGGCTCCCTTCGTCAAGGCATCCTACAGCAAGTAA
- a CDS encoding Sec-independent protein translocase subunit TatA/TatB codes for MNNLLFLGNLGAGEIIVIALIVLLLFGGKKIPELMKGLGKGVRSFKEGVNNIEKDIENTTADQDKK; via the coding sequence ATGAACAATCTACTGTTTCTCGGCAACCTGGGCGCGGGTGAGATCATCGTCATCGCTCTGATCGTACTGCTGCTTTTCGGCGGCAAGAAGATTCCGGAACTGATGAAGGGCCTGGGCAAGGGCGTCCGCAGCTTCAAGGAGGGAGTGAACAATATCGAGAAGGATATTGAGAACACGACGGCCGACCAGGACAAGAAATAG
- a CDS encoding DUF6377 domain-containing protein, whose amino-acid sequence MGECLAVLFSLSALPACEQPETRTLAGELDYVLENKGVFDRKREERIDELRRTLHVTGLSPRQEYEINARLCDEFWKYKLDSAIRYAERNLAIARQLHDTPETYTSGLRLAQLYSFSGKSVEAKRILDTTRRKTLPTPLLPLYYETYNRLFGHYAAISYQKKYDRQAALYGDSLMMVLDPASYAYRSNRAGRLIGQGRLDEAQSLLTELLGEIETNTPHYAEITYAFGSLFQKRHDDRLALKYYRLSAIADIRNATKENASLQALARMSYAAGDLSDAFKYAQAAIDDALFSNVQFRTAQMAEFYSIINASYQAKEARSKSTLQHYMLLISLLSVVLALLFAYLYKQLRKLSRTKEELSQANLRLTQLNDELNDKNAQLSDSNDLKEQYIARFFDLCSLYIDKMDSYRKTLNRLAQNRQFDELFKRLKSTSMMENELDELYKNFDAIFLNLYPTFVADFNSLLIPEERIALRPGDLLNKELRIYALLRMGITDSAKIASFLRCSLSTVYNYRTKMRNKAALSREKFEKMVSEIGNTPVKEPQ is encoded by the coding sequence ACTACGTGCTCGAAAACAAGGGCGTCTTCGACCGGAAACGCGAGGAGCGGATCGACGAGCTCCGCCGGACGCTGCACGTCACCGGACTCTCCCCCCGGCAGGAGTATGAAATCAACGCCCGGCTGTGCGACGAGTTCTGGAAATACAAACTCGACTCAGCCATCCGCTACGCCGAACGGAACCTCGCCATCGCCCGGCAACTGCACGACACGCCGGAGACCTACACCTCGGGGCTGCGGCTGGCACAGCTCTACTCCTTTTCCGGAAAGAGCGTCGAGGCGAAACGCATTTTGGACACTACCCGGCGGAAAACGCTGCCGACGCCTCTTCTGCCGCTCTATTACGAGACCTACAACCGTCTTTTCGGCCACTACGCCGCCATCAGCTACCAGAAGAAATACGACCGACAGGCGGCCCTGTACGGCGATTCGCTGATGATGGTGCTCGATCCCGCCTCCTACGCCTACCGCTCCAACCGGGCCGGACGGCTCATCGGCCAGGGCAGGCTCGACGAGGCGCAGTCGCTGCTTACCGAGTTGCTGGGAGAGATCGAGACGAACACGCCCCATTACGCCGAGATCACCTATGCGTTCGGCAGCCTCTTCCAGAAACGGCACGACGACCGGCTCGCCCTGAAATACTACCGTCTCTCGGCGATCGCCGACATCCGCAACGCCACCAAGGAGAACGCCTCCCTGCAAGCGCTCGCCCGGATGAGCTATGCCGCCGGCGACCTCTCCGACGCCTTCAAGTACGCGCAGGCCGCCATCGACGACGCACTGTTCAGCAACGTACAGTTCCGCACGGCGCAGATGGCCGAGTTCTACTCGATCATCAACGCCTCCTACCAGGCCAAGGAGGCGCGTTCGAAATCCACGCTGCAACACTACATGCTGCTCATCAGCCTTCTCTCGGTCGTCCTGGCCCTGCTGTTCGCCTACCTCTACAAGCAGCTCCGCAAACTGTCGCGGACCAAGGAGGAGCTTTCGCAGGCGAACCTCCGGCTGACGCAGCTCAACGACGAGCTGAACGACAAGAACGCACAGCTCTCGGACTCGAACGACCTCAAGGAGCAGTACATCGCCCGTTTCTTCGACCTCTGCTCGCTCTATATCGACAAGATGGACAGCTACCGGAAGACGCTGAACCGGCTGGCCCAGAACCGGCAGTTCGACGAGCTGTTCAAACGGCTGAAATCGACCTCGATGATGGAGAACGAGCTGGACGAACTCTACAAGAACTTCGACGCCATCTTCCTGAACCTCTACCCGACCTTCGTGGCGGATTTCAACTCGCTGCTCATCCCCGAGGAGCGGATCGCGCTCCGCCCGGGCGACCTGCTCAACAAGGAGCTGCGCATCTACGCCCTGCTGCGCATGGGAATCACCGACAGCGCCAAGATCGCCTCGTTCCTGCGCTGCTCGCTGAGCACCGTCTATAACTACCGGACCAAGATGCGCAACAAGGCCGCCCTGTCGCGGGAAAAATTCGAAAAAATGGTCTCGGAGATTGGAAACACGCCTGTCAAAGAGCCGCAATGA
- a CDS encoding 3-keto-disaccharide hydrolase yields MKKIILSSTCAALALTLASCGGNAGKAKTAGNDSAAETKAAPAVPEYTVLNNPTVDLSTYPKDKDGYYVIFDGKTFNGWRGYGKDKVPSRWTIDDGAIKFNGSGGGEAQTGDGGDLIFAHKFKNFELELEWKVSKGGNSGILYLAQEVATTKDGKQQIEPIYISSPEYQVLDNENHPDAKLGVDGNRKSASLYDMIPAVPQNAKPYGEWNKAKIMVYKGTVVHGQNDKNVVEYHLWTPQWTEMLENSKFSPEKWPLAFELLNNCGGDNHEGYIGFQDHGDDVWFRNIRVKILD; encoded by the coding sequence ATGAAAAAGATCATCTTATCTTCGACATGCGCAGCGCTCGCCCTGACGCTGGCATCCTGCGGTGGCAACGCCGGCAAGGCGAAGACCGCCGGCAACGACTCGGCCGCCGAGACCAAGGCCGCTCCCGCGGTTCCCGAATACACCGTGCTCAACAACCCGACGGTAGATCTCTCGACCTATCCCAAGGATAAGGACGGCTACTACGTGATCTTCGACGGCAAGACCTTCAACGGCTGGCGCGGCTACGGCAAGGACAAGGTGCCTTCGCGCTGGACGATCGACGACGGAGCCATCAAGTTCAACGGCTCGGGCGGCGGCGAAGCCCAGACGGGCGACGGCGGCGACCTGATCTTCGCGCACAAGTTCAAGAATTTCGAGCTCGAGCTCGAGTGGAAGGTGTCGAAGGGCGGTAACTCGGGCATTCTCTACCTCGCCCAGGAGGTCGCCACGACGAAGGACGGCAAGCAGCAGATCGAGCCGATCTACATCTCCAGCCCCGAGTATCAGGTGCTCGACAACGAGAACCATCCCGACGCCAAGCTGGGCGTGGACGGCAACCGCAAGTCGGCGTCGCTCTACGACATGATCCCGGCCGTTCCGCAGAACGCGAAGCCCTACGGCGAGTGGAACAAGGCCAAGATCATGGTCTATAAAGGCACCGTCGTACACGGACAGAACGACAAGAACGTCGTGGAGTACCACCTCTGGACTCCCCAGTGGACCGAGATGCTCGAGAACAGCAAGTTCAGCCCCGAGAAGTGGCCGCTGGCATTCGAGCTGCTGAACAACTGCGGAGGCGACAACCACGAGGGTTACATCGGATTCCAGGATCACGGCGACGACGTCTGGTTCCGCAACATCCGCGTAAAGATTCTCGACTAA